The Elusimicrobiota bacterium sequence TTTTGACTGAAGCCCAGGAGGAACGCGCTGTCCCCGTTGTCCATGAAGTGTTGGGAGCACTGACGGACGATTTTATCCACAACTACCGTGCCCGGCGCACGCGAACAGCGTTGGAGGTGGCCGAAAAGCTTTGTTCTCTGAGGGGGCAAAAGGAGTCGTTGCCGAAAGAGAGGCCGGAAATATCCGGGGCGTGTTTGAAGCGAGCGTTGGAAGAACTGATGGATATTGTCGTGGAAGACATCCACTCGAAGGAAAATGAGAGACAGGAGGCTGGGCGGCGATTGTTGAGCCACGTGGGTGATTTAGCTATTCCCGCATTCGTGAAGATCGTTATCGATTCTCGGGATCGCGCTCTGCGATCTCTGGCGGCGGAACAATTGGGCCAATACGGGGTCCCCGGAGCAAAGGCGCTGGCCTCCGAATTAAATATGGGAAACACGACATATGCCCTTTTAAATGTGGTCAGTGTTTTGGGCACGGTGGGGGGAGAAGAAATTCTGGATGGGTTGGGGACGTTGATCCATTATCCAGACCCGGATTTGCGCCACGCCATCGTCCGTATTCTGGCCCGACTTCCAGGCGACAAATCTTCGGAATTGGCCGTCAAGTTCCTTGGGGACAAGAAAGAAAGCGTTCGCCGGTTGGCCGCGGATGTGCTTGGCGACCAGAGGTATAAGCCCGCGGTGATGCCGTTGCTGAGATTGTTGCGTCAGGCGTCGGTGGCGGAGGCGGAAACCGTCTGTCTGGTGCTGGGACGGTTGGGGGATCCCTCCGCCGCGGAATCGCTAGGCCGTCTTCTCAAGGAGAAGAATTACCTTTTTTCAAAAGACAAAAGCGCCCGGGAAACCGTTCGCATCCGCGCCGCCTGGGCACTGGCTCAATTGGGCGCCGCTGGCCAAGCCCAGCTTCTTCCCTACATTGGGGACAGCAACCCCAGCGTCCGCGACATAGCCCTCAAAGGAGCTTCTTGACCTGAAAGAGGGCCGGTTTCAATAGACAAGGTTCCGTCGTGTAAATTCCGAATCCCCCGTCATTTATTAATGTTGGATTTTTCTAAGCCGCCGCGGAGAGGCTTTTGCGCAGGAGGGCGAGGGCGGAGCCGAAAAAGACACAGCCGATGATGAAGAGGGCGAGAAAGCTGGGCCAGACCACCTCCAGGCCCGCGCCGCGGAAGAGGATGGCTTGGGCGAAGGCGACGAAGTGGGTGGTGGGGGCGGCTTTCATTATGAACTGCACGGCTTCCGGCATGCTTTGGTAGGGGGTGTTACCGCCGGAGAGCATTTGAAGCGGGATGATCACCAGGATCATCAAGAGGCCCATCTGGGGCATGGTGCGGGCCACCGTGCCAATCAAAATGCCCAATGCCGTCACCGAGAAGAGGTGCAGGGCCACTCCCGCCAGAAAGAGCGGGACGGAACCGGCGATGGGCATGTCCAGAACGCCCTGTACGATACATTTCAGTGATAAGGCGGTCACCACCAAAACCACCAACCCGTTGGCCCAAATTTTCGCCATCATGATTTCAAAGGGGGTCAGGGGCATCACCAACAAATGTTCCAATGTTCCGTGTTCCCGTTCCCGAATCAAGGCCGCGCCCGTCAAAATCACGGCCAACATGGTAATCTGGTTGACCAACGCTACAATGGCCCCGAACCAGACCGTTGTCTGGGTGGGGTTAAACTTGTAGCGCACCACGATGTCCACCGGCGGTTTGGGTTGGGTTTTGTGCCCCTGCAGATAGGCTCGAATTTCGTCCATGACGATGGTTTGGGTGTAGCTCGCTCCCAGGAACGCCTGGCTCATGCGGGTGGCGTCGATGTTTAACTGAATTTTCGGCTGTTTGCCCGCCTGAACATCCCGAGAGAAGTTGGGGGGAATGTCCAACACAAAGGTGTAGGTTCCCGCGTCCAGGGCAGGGTCCACTTCGTGGACTTGAATGGGAACGGCGGGTTTAAATCGCGGGGGGAAAAAGGCGTTTCCGATGCGTTGTGAAAGAGGGGATTGGTCCTGATCCAAAATAGCGATGGGAGCGTTCTTCACGTCCCCGGACGTGGCCTTGGACCCGCTGATCACGGCGAAGGTGAAGGCGTAAATGATAAAAATCACCATCACCGGGTCCCGCCAGAGACTGAGAAGTTCCTTAATTCCCAGTTGAAAAATATTGGAAAGTTTTTTCATGATTCTTGCTTTTTCAACAACATCCACGAGATCGCGGTTAATATCGGGATGGAGACCGCCAGAGCCAGGAACGGATCGACCAGATCTTTAAAGCCCAGCGCTTTATTAAACACACCCTGGGAAATCGTGATGAAATGGGCGGTGGGATAAACTTTCCCGATAATGGCCCCTGTGCCTTCCAGGGCCGACACGGGTCAACCGGCTCAAATGTGATGAAAAGATAAGTTACTCCTCCCCTCACCCTACCCTCTCCCAAGCGGAGAGGGAAATTCTCTGTTTTCCTTCCCTCTTGGGGGAAGGTGGACCGAAGGGCCGGATGAGGGGGTTAGGAAAGGAAATAAAATACGGGGGTATAAAGAAATGGCCTACGTGCTGCCTTGTAAAACGAAGATCGTCGCCACCATCGGCCCTTCGTCGGAAAGTCAAGACATGATGGAGCGATTGATTCGCGCGGGGATGTCCATCGCGCGGCTCAATTTTTCCCACGGCGATTTTTCCGGACATGGCGAACGCCTTAAAACATTGCGGGCGGCCTCGGCGGCCGTGGGACGGCCCATCGTGATTATGGCCGACCTGCCCGGTCCGAAAATGCGCATCGGCTCCATCGCCCCCGATCCGGTGAATCTGAAAGCTGGGGATCCTTTTATTTTGACGACGGACGAAGTTGCGGGCACCCCCCAACGGGTGTCCGTGAGCTTTAAGCGTCTCCCCATCGTCGTTCAAAAAGGCCGTCGATTGTATTTGAACGACGGGTTGGTTCAGCTTTTGGTGGAACGGGTGGACGTAAACGATGTTCACTGCCGGGTGGAGGTGGGGGGAGAATTGCGGTCCAAAAAAGGGCTGAACCTGCCGGGGATGGATCTGGGCATCAGCGCGTTCACGGACCACGACCGAGCCTGTTTGGAGTTCGCCATTAAAAATGGGGTCGACGCGGTCAGCCAATCGTTTGTTGAAACCGCCGCCGACCTGGAGGCCGTTCGGACTGCCGCCAAGGAACTGGGGGGGAATCCTTTCTTGATCGCTAAAATCGAACGGGCCGACGCGCTGGAACACTTTGACGACATTTTGGCCGCCGCCGACGGGGTTATGGTGGCTCGGGGTGATTTGGGCGTGGAGGTCCCTCTGGAAGGCATGGCCCTGACCCAAAAAAATCTGATCGCGCGAGCCAACCACGCCGGGAAGCCCGTGATCACCGCTACCCAGATGCTGGAGTCCATGACCGCCAGCCGCCTGCCGACCCGGGCGGAGGCCACGGACGTGGCCAACGCCGTTTTAGACGGGACGGACGCGGTGATGCTTTCCGCCGAGTCGGCGGTGGGTAAATTTCCTGAAGAGGCCGTGGCCACCCTGGCCCGCATCGCCGCGGTCACGGAGAAGGGGCGTCCCCGTGTCCGTATGGACGGCGCCCCGACCCCGGGGGCGAAACATTCCGGGGCCGACGCTCTGGCTCGGGTCGTTGAATTTACTTTGACCATGGCCACCTTCTCGGCCGTGCTGGTGCCCACCCGAACGGGAACCACGGCCCGCATGATTTCGCGGTTTAAACCGGTGGAATGGATCGTGGCCATTTCTAGGCATTCGGCGGTGTCACAAGGGTTGCAATTTTCTTATGGAATTCTCCCTCGCCAAATGGAACAGGAACCGGAATCCTGGGGCCCCTTCCTCAAAGAATCCTTGAAGGGCCATGGCGCCACGTCCGGCCTGGCCCTGTTGGTGGCCGGCCCCTCCGTGGCCCATCCCGACGCTTATCACCGGCTAGAATTCATTCCTCTTTAGCGCCCAATGAATGCCTCTCGTCCTCGGGTCCTGGTGAATTCCGATTGTTCTGTGCCTGGGCACCCGTCCATTTTTGTCATTGGAGATGCCATGCGAATGGCGGACCCAATGCCCCTTCTCCCCGGCGTCTCCCAGGTGGCGCTCCAACAGGGGCGATACGTGGGGCAAATGATAGCCGCGCGCGTGGGGAACCGCCCCGCACCGCCGCCGTTTCGCTATAAAGACAAAGGCAATAACGCCGCCATGCAAGCCCTTGGCAGTTTAAAAAATGGCAAGATGTTTTTGCTTAATGTTTATGGACCTAAAGGAGATCCCGTATATGGTGGGTTTGGTGAATAAAAAAGGAAAAGACATCGGAAGGCTTCGGGTTAAAGGGAAATTGATTGTTTTATTAATTGGAATGTTAGCGGGGGCATGGGCTCCGGCGCGTGCCCAACAATTCAACTCGGACAATTATTGGACAACGCC is a genomic window containing:
- a CDS encoding ABC transporter permease, whose amino-acid sequence is MKKLSNIFQLGIKELLSLWRDPVMVIFIIYAFTFAVISGSKATSGDVKNAPIAILDQDQSPLSQRIGNAFFPPRFKPAVPIQVHEVDPALDAGTYTFVLDIPPNFSRDVQAGKQPKIQLNIDATRMSQAFLGASYTQTIVMDEIRAYLQGHKTQPKPPVDIVVRYKFNPTQTTVWFGAIVALVNQITMLAVILTGAALIREREHGTLEHLLVMPLTPFEIMMAKIWANGLVVLVVTALSLKCIVQGVLDMPIAGSVPLFLAGVALHLFSVTALGILIGTVARTMPQMGLLMILVIIPLQMLSGGNTPYQSMPEAVQFIMKAAPTTHFVAFAQAILFRGAGLEVVWPSFLALFIIGCVFFGSALALLRKSLSAAA
- the pyk gene encoding pyruvate kinase — translated: MAYVLPCKTKIVATIGPSSESQDMMERLIRAGMSIARLNFSHGDFSGHGERLKTLRAASAAVGRPIVIMADLPGPKMRIGSIAPDPVNLKAGDPFILTTDEVAGTPQRVSVSFKRLPIVVQKGRRLYLNDGLVQLLVERVDVNDVHCRVEVGGELRSKKGLNLPGMDLGISAFTDHDRACLEFAIKNGVDAVSQSFVETAADLEAVRTAAKELGGNPFLIAKIERADALEHFDDILAAADGVMVARGDLGVEVPLEGMALTQKNLIARANHAGKPVITATQMLESMTASRLPTRAEATDVANAVLDGTDAVMLSAESAVGKFPEEAVATLARIAAVTEKGRPRVRMDGAPTPGAKHSGADALARVVEFTLTMATFSAVLVPTRTGTTARMISRFKPVEWIVAISRHSAVSQGLQFSYGILPRQMEQEPESWGPFLKESLKGHGATSGLALLVAGPSVAHPDAYHRLEFIPL